The following proteins are co-located in the Meleagris gallopavo isolate NT-WF06-2002-E0010 breed Aviagen turkey brand Nicholas breeding stock chromosome 13, Turkey_5.1, whole genome shotgun sequence genome:
- the C13H16orf74 gene encoding uncharacterized protein C16orf74 homolog translates to MFRSPSCHRDAQVPGAPALYQHQAGLYSGVREKHRSPSPTHSLGRARMGLEGGEQGGKDGRSRDFTDPINQVRNQPCKTHNTDGSRAGNPPLSSQWELGCKARLAGTATVSSAGEPGATARPREEDENMGLKLSCLKGLKMCVSSGNGSTGTPEADGKHLHVPSIIVTPPTPTGTMLCRDTRRAMGETSSPCSQC, encoded by the exons ATGTTTAGGAGCCCATCCTGCCATAGGGATGCTCAGGTTCCAGGGGCTCCAGCTCTCTATCAGCACCAGGCTGGGCTGTACAGCGGGGTGAGAGAAAAGCACCGCTCCCCATCACCCACCCACAGCCTTGGCCGGGCTCGGATGGGACTGGAGGggggagagcagggagggaaggatGGGAGGAGCCGGGACTTCACCGACCCGATTAACCAGGTTAGAAACCAACCTTGCAAAACCCACAACACggatgggagcagggctggaaatCCCCCCCTCAGCTCACAGTGGGAGCTGGGATGCAAGGCACGTTTGGCGGGCACGGCGACGG tgagcagtgctggagaGCCAGGAGCAACGGCGAGGCCCCGAGAAGAGGATGAGAACATGGGGCTCAAGTTATCCTGTCTGAAAG GGTTGAAGATGTGTGTGAGCAGCGGGAATGGCAGCACCGGGACCCCAGAGGCGGATGGGAAGCACCTCCACGTACCCTCCATCATCGTCACACCACCCACACCCACAGGGACCATGTTGTGCCGGGACACACGAAGGGCGATGGGGGAGACATCATCaccctgcagccagtgctga
- the LOC104913075 gene encoding dual specificity protein phosphatase 22-A-like: MGSGMSKVVTGLYLGNIRDSEDRDSLRRHGVTHILSVHNGAKPVLEDMTYLCISASDSSSQNLMQHFKESIKFIHECRLHGGGCLVHCLAGVSRSTTILVAYLMTVTELGWERCLAATKAVRSYASPNFGFQQQLQEYEQTLLKEYRAWIRHDYGRNPFQDQEELQRLLAQQEQSGSREGSCIAPPAPTHPLPSSRSPWMDR, encoded by the exons ATGGGGAGTGGAATGAGCAAG GTGGTCACAGGGCTCTACCTGGGGAACATCCGCG ACTCAGAGGACAGGGACAGCCTGCGGAGGCATGGCGTCACACACATCCTTTCCGTGCACAACGGGGCCAAGCCGGTGCTGGAG gACATGACTTATCTCTGTATCTCGGCCTCTGATTCTTCCAGTCAAAACCT GATGCAGCACTTTAAGGAGAGCATCAAGTTCATCCACGAGTGCCGGCTCCATGGGGGAGGCTGCCTTGTCCATTG CCTGGCCGGGGTGTCCCGCAGCACCACCATCCTGGTGGCATACCTGATGACGGTgacagagctgggctgggagcgCTGCCTGGCCGCCACCAAGGCTGTACGCTCCTATGCCAGCCCCAACTTcggcttccagcagcagctgcaggaataCGAGCAGACCTTGCTGAAGGAG TACCGTGCCTGGATCCGTCATGATTACGGCAGGAACCCCTTCCAGGaccaggaggagctgcagcgCTTGTTGGCCCAACAGGAGCAAAGTGGGAGCAGGGAAGGCTCCTGCATCGCTCCCCCAGCACCCACCCACccactgcccagcagcaggagcccGTGGATGGACAGAtag